One window from the genome of Carnobacteriaceae bacterium zg-84 encodes:
- a CDS encoding sigma-70 family RNA polymerase sigma factor, giving the protein MENLKKQHYIPMEVNPEEDKRFIKAKGYTLEDVRWWKIGNITKRVILIPCTKEEYDAYMRPIWRELKQEERKKAYFEERGMTQVSVEYVKEAYDLDIIDPSRVEDDIMKKELLSELKAQLEKLSELDQKIMLLFSQGYSESAIGKEVGMSQKGVNKRKTNAIKTLKLHFLEN; this is encoded by the coding sequence ATGGAAAATTTAAAGAAACAACACTATATCCCAATGGAAGTAAATCCAGAAGAAGATAAACGGTTCATTAAGGCTAAAGGCTATACATTAGAAGATGTCAGATGGTGGAAAATAGGGAATATTACCAAGAGAGTGATTCTTATTCCGTGTACAAAAGAAGAATATGACGCATACATGCGTCCGATTTGGCGCGAATTGAAACAAGAAGAACGTAAAAAAGCCTATTTTGAAGAACGTGGTATGACACAAGTATCTGTTGAGTATGTTAAAGAAGCGTATGACTTAGACATTATAGACCCATCTCGTGTAGAAGACGATATTATGAAAAAAGAATTGCTATCTGAATTGAAAGCACAATTAGAAAAACTGAGTGAACTCGACCAGAAGATTATGTTGCTTTTTAGTCAAGGATATTCGGAATCGGCTATAGGCAAAGAAGTTGGCATGAGCCAAAAAGGCGTGAATAAACGAAAAACGAATGCCATTAAAACATTAAAATTACATTTTTTAGAAAACTAG
- a CDS encoding DUF2815 family protein has protein sequence MNLRRKNNMKQTKVITGLNTRLSYFNGWEPKSINGGAEKYSVSVLIPKDDLATLQKIEQAIDAAIEEGIAKFGGKKPNKAAIKTPLRDGDIERDDEAYKGHYFINANSLTKPQIVDMNVQPILDRHDVYSGCYARVSLSFYAFNSNGNKGIACGLGNIQKVKDGEPLGGRSSASDDFTTITDDDFLA, from the coding sequence ATGAATTTACGGAGGAAAAATAATATGAAACAAACAAAAGTAATCACAGGATTAAATACAAGATTATCTTATTTTAATGGGTGGGAACCTAAGTCGATTAATGGTGGTGCTGAAAAATATTCAGTGTCCGTATTAATTCCTAAAGATGACTTAGCTACTTTACAGAAAATCGAACAAGCCATCGATGCAGCTATTGAAGAGGGGATTGCGAAGTTTGGTGGTAAGAAACCGAATAAAGCAGCCATTAAAACGCCCCTTCGTGATGGAGATATCGAACGTGACGATGAAGCGTATAAAGGGCATTACTTTATTAATGCGAACTCACTAACCAAACCACAAATCGTGGATATGAATGTACAGCCAATTTTGGATCGTCATGACGTATATTCTGGATGTTACGCGCGTGTGTCATTATCATTCTATGCATTTAATTCTAACGGCAACAAAGGAATTGCTTGTGGTTTAGGAAACATCCAAAAAGTAAAAGACGGTGAACCCTTAGGTGGACGTAGTAGTGCGAGTGATGATTTCACCACTATTACAGATGATGATTTCTTAGCTTAG
- a CDS encoding DUF2800 domain-containing protein, with protein MNNHALLSASSSHRWLTCPPLPRLESYFENKTSEAAHEGTLAHAVAENKLRKSLGMSHKTIQVTDKELDEYTDDYVTYILEQLDIIKQSTKDPIVLIEQRLDFSDYVPEGFGTGDCVIVSDKKIHIIDFKYGRGVDVSAVDNPQMKLYALGALKLYDALYDMEEVVMTIFQPRKYNVSTDTMSTKKLMEWAETELKEKAELAFEGKGVIEYGPWCQFSNCGVVLRARYDHHKKLDRFELKSPHLLTDAEVEEVLHHVDDLAKWATEVKAYATEVAIKSGKAWDGFKLVAGRTVRKFTDEEKVAQIAKANGYDNIYKQSLLSMTDLQKLMGKTTFEELFKTLIVKPAGTPVLVPESDKRRAINLTQAKDEFTEEK; from the coding sequence ATGAATAACCACGCTTTATTATCGGCATCAAGCAGTCATCGTTGGTTAACATGTCCACCATTGCCTAGGCTAGAGTCGTATTTTGAAAACAAAACCAGTGAAGCAGCACATGAGGGGACACTAGCACATGCTGTGGCAGAAAATAAACTTAGAAAATCACTAGGAATGTCGCACAAAACCATTCAAGTGACAGATAAAGAACTGGATGAATATACTGATGACTATGTGACTTACATTTTAGAACAACTTGACATCATCAAACAATCAACCAAAGATCCGATTGTACTCATTGAACAACGTCTGGACTTTTCAGACTATGTGCCAGAAGGATTTGGTACGGGGGATTGTGTCATCGTGTCGGATAAAAAAATACACATTATTGACTTTAAGTATGGACGTGGTGTTGACGTATCGGCAGTTGATAATCCACAGATGAAACTGTATGCACTAGGGGCATTAAAATTATATGACGCCTTATATGACATGGAAGAAGTGGTGATGACCATCTTTCAACCGAGAAAATATAATGTATCAACAGATACGATGTCAACCAAAAAATTGATGGAATGGGCAGAAACAGAACTGAAAGAAAAAGCTGAATTGGCATTTGAAGGCAAAGGTGTCATTGAGTATGGACCTTGGTGTCAGTTTTCAAATTGTGGTGTCGTACTGCGTGCCAGGTATGACCACCATAAAAAGTTAGACCGTTTTGAATTGAAGTCGCCACATTTATTAACCGATGCCGAAGTGGAAGAAGTCCTTCATCATGTGGATGATTTAGCTAAGTGGGCAACTGAAGTTAAAGCGTATGCAACTGAAGTAGCGATTAAAAGTGGCAAGGCATGGGACGGTTTCAAATTAGTGGCAGGTCGAACGGTTCGCAAATTTACGGATGAAGAAAAAGTCGCACAAATCGCAAAAGCAAATGGGTATGATAATATTTATAAACAATCCCTATTGTCTATGACCGATTTACAAAAGTTAATGGGTAAAACAACATTTGAAGAACTATTTAAAACACTGATTGTCAAACCTGCTGGAACACCTGTATTAGTACCAGAAAGTGATAAGCGTAGAGCAATCAATCTAACACAAGCAAAAGATGAATTTACGGAGGAAAAATAA
- a CDS encoding glycosyltransferase family 2 protein: MGQPLITVIIPIYNGETFIDKCLASVTSQTYPNLEIICVVNGSTDSSVLKINEWKEKDSRVRLIVSDIADLGNASNIALDASKGEYIAFVDVDDWVMPEYISSLMGGIQKGYKMCRSNCIMYDGRRNHKAYQNQYSRYVSIREATWLLPFRHTGLYARALFSELRYLEFSYYEDLSLWPILVARANGVYYIDEPLYYYNQTNVNSIMSIKDERHLVLDKVFDFILSHITEELDREVNLLVTCLFVQSFWTSNIQYVPRTKAGINYMKRIYQVINNKLVGYYYVVQQLNVPPSIKSEMIDFYKYGIKGFNI; the protein is encoded by the coding sequence ATGGGTCAGCCACTTATTACTGTTATTATCCCTATTTACAATGGCGAAACGTTTATAGATAAATGTTTAGCATCTGTTACCAGTCAAACGTATCCCAATCTTGAAATCATTTGTGTTGTAAATGGTTCGACAGATTCTTCTGTTCTTAAAATTAATGAATGGAAAGAAAAAGATTCAAGAGTGAGGCTGATTGTGAGTGATATTGCAGATTTAGGTAACGCTTCAAATATAGCACTCGATGCTTCTAAAGGGGAGTACATTGCATTTGTAGACGTTGACGATTGGGTGATGCCTGAATATATTTCTAGTTTAATGGGAGGCATTCAAAAAGGGTATAAGATGTGTCGGTCCAATTGTATTATGTATGACGGCCGTAGAAATCATAAAGCTTATCAAAATCAATATAGTCGTTATGTCTCTATTAGAGAGGCAACGTGGTTATTGCCTTTTCGTCATACGGGTTTGTATGCGAGGGCATTATTTTCTGAATTACGCTATTTAGAATTTTCATATTATGAAGATTTGTCTTTGTGGCCAATTTTAGTTGCTAGGGCAAACGGTGTCTACTATATTGATGAGCCACTATATTATTATAATCAAACGAATGTAAATTCTATAATGTCGATAAAAGACGAGCGGCATTTAGTGCTTGATAAAGTTTTTGATTTTATACTATCGCATATTACTGAAGAACTAGATAGAGAAGTTAATTTATTAGTGACATGTTTGTTTGTTCAATCTTTCTGGACATCTAATATACAGTATGTACCACGAACGAAAGCAGGCATTAACTATATGAAGAGAATCTATCAAGTGATTAATAATAAGTTAGTTGGTTACTATTACGTCGTACAACAATTGAACGTTCCACCAAGTATAAAATCAGAAATGATTGACTTTTATAAATACGGAATAAAGGGTTTTAATATTTGA
- a CDS encoding DNA polymerase gives MRKLNIDIESFSSVNLTKSGVYKYAESEDFDVLLFAYAVDDGDVQVVDLARGETIPQEIIDAIKDDTVLKWAFNAQFERVCLSRYLGVYLNPSAWRCTMVWSAYMGLPLSLEGVGAVLGLDEQKLKTGKEFIRYFCVPCQPTKTNGHRTRNFFYHDEDKWIQFKAYNKRDVAVEMAIANKLNKFQVPDFIWDEYVLDQSINDRGIQIDRDFVQQAIQIDEQNRCLLLAEQQRLTHLDNPNSVIQLSQWLNDQGLDVSSLDKKAVNTLLETTTGTVNRVLQLRQQLAKPSVKKYQAMQDVACKDNRCRGMFQFLGANCTGRFSGRLVQLQNLPQNHISDLKEARALVKQGNMEALSILYDDTSNVLSELIRTAFIPNGLFYVVDFSAIEARVIAWLAKETWREDLFKQGGDIYCMSASQMFGVPVEKHGVNSELRQKGKIAELACGYGGSVGALTAMGALETGLKPEELQPLVNAWRGSNPNIVQLWWAVDKCVKETVKERRITRTHGITFSYQSGMLFIHLPSGRKLTYIKPRIGENTFGGESVTYDGVGATKKWERIESYGPKFVENIVQAIARDILMYAMMNLKDYQIVAHVHDEVIIEATNASLDDICCIMSQVPPWATGLILDADGYTCEFYKKE, from the coding sequence ATGAGAAAGCTAAACATTGATATTGAGTCGTTTTCTAGTGTGAACTTGACGAAATCAGGTGTTTACAAATACGCAGAGAGTGAGGACTTTGACGTCCTCCTTTTTGCCTATGCAGTAGATGACGGGGATGTGCAAGTGGTTGATTTGGCAAGAGGTGAAACAATCCCACAAGAGATTATAGACGCCATAAAAGATGATACGGTTTTGAAATGGGCATTTAATGCACAGTTTGAACGGGTATGTTTATCTCGGTATTTAGGTGTTTATTTAAATCCATCTGCTTGGCGATGTACGATGGTGTGGTCTGCTTACATGGGGTTACCTTTATCTCTTGAAGGAGTGGGAGCAGTTTTAGGATTAGACGAACAAAAGCTAAAAACAGGCAAAGAGTTCATCCGATATTTTTGTGTACCATGCCAACCAACAAAGACAAATGGACACAGAACACGAAACTTCTTTTATCATGATGAGGATAAATGGATACAATTTAAAGCCTATAATAAACGTGATGTGGCAGTTGAAATGGCGATAGCCAACAAACTAAACAAGTTTCAAGTACCAGACTTTATATGGGATGAGTATGTATTAGATCAAAGCATTAATGACCGTGGTATTCAAATTGATCGTGATTTTGTCCAACAAGCTATTCAAATAGATGAACAAAATCGATGTTTGTTATTAGCAGAACAACAACGCCTTACCCATTTAGATAATCCCAATTCAGTCATACAATTATCACAGTGGTTAAACGACCAGGGATTAGACGTTAGCAGTTTAGATAAAAAGGCAGTCAATACATTGCTTGAAACCACGACCGGTACAGTCAATAGAGTATTGCAACTAAGACAACAACTCGCCAAACCATCTGTTAAAAAATATCAAGCCATGCAAGATGTGGCTTGTAAGGATAATCGTTGTCGAGGCATGTTTCAGTTTCTAGGTGCGAATTGTACTGGGCGATTTAGTGGCAGATTGGTACAACTACAAAATCTTCCTCAGAACCACATATCCGATTTAAAAGAAGCAAGAGCACTTGTCAAACAAGGCAACATGGAAGCGTTGAGTATCCTTTATGATGATACGTCTAACGTTTTATCCGAATTGATTCGGACAGCGTTTATCCCGAATGGGTTGTTTTATGTCGTAGACTTCTCAGCGATTGAAGCGCGCGTTATCGCATGGTTAGCCAAAGAAACGTGGCGAGAGGATCTATTTAAACAAGGTGGAGACATTTATTGTATGTCGGCAAGTCAGATGTTTGGTGTACCTGTTGAAAAACACGGAGTGAACAGTGAATTAAGGCAGAAAGGGAAGATTGCCGAATTAGCCTGTGGTTACGGTGGTTCAGTTGGAGCTTTAACTGCGATGGGTGCTCTTGAAACGGGGCTTAAACCAGAAGAACTTCAACCACTTGTGAATGCGTGGCGAGGATCTAATCCAAATATCGTGCAGTTATGGTGGGCAGTTGATAAGTGTGTCAAAGAAACGGTTAAAGAAAGAAGGATCACTCGAACGCATGGGATAACGTTCAGTTACCAAAGTGGTATGCTTTTCATTCATCTGCCAAGTGGACGGAAACTAACCTATATAAAACCACGTATTGGTGAGAATACATTCGGTGGAGAGTCTGTCACCTATGATGGTGTAGGTGCAACTAAAAAATGGGAGCGTATTGAAAGCTACGGACCAAAGTTTGTTGAAAATATTGTTCAAGCGATTGCACGAGATATTTTGATGTATGCCATGATGAACTTAAAAGACTATCAAATTGTTGCGCATGTCCATGATGAAGTCATTATTGAAGCAACAAACGCTTCTTTAGATGACATCTGTTGCATCATGAGTCAAGTACCACCGTGGGCAACTGGGTTGATTTTAGATGCAGATGGCTATACTTGTGAATTTTATAAAAAAGAGTGA